A window of Vicinamibacteria bacterium genomic DNA:
GCAAGGAGGCTTTCATCAAGGCCACGGGCGACGGCCTGTCGCGGCCCCTGGACGGTTTCGACGTCACGTTCGCTCCAGGTGTGCCGGCTCGCTTGCTCCGCGTCGAGGGCGAGCCGGGCGCGACCGAACGCTGGTGGCTGGAGGAGCTGAAGCCCGCGGAGGGCTTCGTGGCGGCCCTGGCCGTGGAGGGCCGTCCGGACGAGGTCAAGTGTTGGAGCTGGATGGAGTTCGGGGAGGAAAGTGATGGACAACGAAGAGAAGGAAGACGAGACGACTTACAAGGTGGTTGTGAATCACGAGGAGCAGTACTCGATCTGGCCGGCGGGGCGGGAAAACCCTCTCGGCTGGCGCGATGCGGGTAGGACGGGCCCGAAAGCCGATTGCCTGAGCTACATCAAGGAGGTCTGGGTCGATATGAGACCTCTTAGCCTCCGCCAGAGGATGGAGCCGGCGAGTCGGGGGCAATAGCCGCCATGACAGAGGAGATAACGGCCGAGTTACGACCGAAGCCGCACAAGGCTTTGGTGCGAAACGGTGCGACTGCCCCCCAAGGGACGGAGACGCTGGAGATCGTCCCGGACGATGTTCAGCGATGGACAGCTCGGCGGCGAATCGCCCTGGTGCTCGGGATCTTGAAAGGGGAGATGTCGGTCGAAGAGGGGGCCCGCCGGCACGGACTCACCCCGAGCGAGATCGAGGACTGGAGGGAACGCATGCTGGCCGCGGCGCACAACGCCCTCCGTTCCAAGCCGCGGGACGAGGAGGCCATCCGAGAGGAGCAGTTCCGGAGACTCAAGCAGAAGGTGGGCGAGCTCGTACTGGAGGTCGACACTCTCAAGGAGGCGCTGCGCAACGCGCGTTCCGCGAGCATGGACACGAACGACGATTGAGGGCTGGCAAGGGGGTCGGCCCATAAGGACACAGCGCGGACCGGCGAGCCTAGGGCGAGCCGGGGCCGCGGGCTAAGGAATGGACTCACTGACTCGCAGTTCGACGGACCTGGACCGCCTTCTGGCCGAGCTGTCGCGCTTGGGCGTGACGATCTCCGCGGAGGGAGATCGCCTCATTCTCCGCGGGCGGGAGGGGGCCATCGCTCCCGCCCTCCGCGAGACGGTGGCGAGACACAAGCCAGCTCTCCTCGAGAGACTGAGAAGGGACAAGGACGACCGCCTCCTCTCTCTAGCCCAAGAAGGTTTGTGGTTCCTGGAGGAGATGGGGCGCGCCGGGAGCGCGTATCACTGCTCCGTCATCCTGCATCTGCAGGGCGTTCTTGATGCGGCGGCGCTCCGACGCAGCCTGACTGAGATCGTGCGCCGCCACGAACCATTGCGCACAGTCTTTCGGGCTGGGGAGGGGGGGCCGCGCCACTCCGTCCAACCACCCTATGAGGTCGACTTAGCGGAGCACGATCTTAGAGAGCTTCCTCCCGAGGAGCAGCGGCGGTTCGGCCTCGAGCTCGCTCGAGCAGCTCACCGTCTCCCCTTTGACCTTGCGCGGGGACCGCTGCTCCGAGGCCAGCTCTTCCAGATCGGGGCGCACGAGCATGCCCTCGCCCTCTTCGTACACCACCTTGTCTTCGACGCTTGGTCAGGGGGGGTGCTGTGCGCTGAGTTGGCGGCACTCTATCCTGCTTTCGCGGCGGGAGCGGCCTCTCCGTTGCCCCCGCTGCCCGCCCGCTACGCCGACTTCGTCGTCCACGAGCAGGCCCTGCTACGGGGACCGCGAGGCTCGGAGCTGCGCGACTTCTGGCGGCATCGGCTAGAGGGCATGGAAGCGGCGGAGCTGCCGACAGACCACCCTTGCCCCGCCAACCCCACCTTCCGTGCTGCCCGGGAGACCCTGACTCTTCCCCCCACGCTCGTGGGGGGGCTCCGCGCCTTGAGCCAGCATGAGGGTGCCACCCTCTTCATGGTGTTGCTGGCCGGATTCAAGGCGCTCGTCCACCGCTATACCGGGAAGAGCGACGTGGTGGTGGCGACGCCCAGTGCGAACCGCGGGCGGGCCGAGTTCGAGGGTTTGATCGGCTACTTTGTCAACACCCTTGTCTTGCGAACGACGGTAACGGGTGGGCTCTCGTTCCGGGAGCTCCTGGCCCGCGTCCGGGCCTCGGCTGTCGCGGCCTACGAGCACGAGGAGCTGCCGTTCGCGAGCCTCGTGGAGGGCCTGCAGCCGCGTCGAGACTCGAGCCGCCATCAGGTCTTCCAAGTGCTCTTCAACATGCTCTCCGTCGACTCGAGGCCCATCGAGGTCCCGGGGCTTCGTTTGACCCCTACGGAGCTGGGGGCGGAGATAGCGGGATTCGACCTGACTGTCCACGCCGTGGAGGCCGGAGGGCTCCTGGTCGTCAGCCTCAACTTCAACCCCGACGTGTTTGAGGCCACGACCGTACGGGAGATGCTCGGCCACTACCGAGACATTCTGGAGGCCGTCGGCATCGACCCCGGCCGAAGGCTCGCGCAGCTTCCGCCTTCCCGCGCGCTTCCCGGTCCGGCCGCCCGGGCAGGGGAGAGCCCGCGAACCCCCACGCCCCTGGTGACACAACCGGCAGGGGGGCTCAGCGAGCCGAGCTTCCTCTGGCCCGCGGAGACGAGCTTCCTCCCGCCCACGGGTGTCCGAGACGATAGTCCGTACCCCCGGGAGGCGACGGTAACGGAGC
This region includes:
- a CDS encoding DUF1153 domain-containing protein; amino-acid sequence: MRNGATAPQGTETLEIVPDDVQRWTARRRIALVLGILKGEMSVEEGARRHGLTPSEIEDWRERMLAAAHNALRSKPRDEEAIREEQFRRLKQKVGELVLEVDTLKEALRNARSASMDTNDD
- a CDS encoding condensation domain-containing protein translates to MDSLTRSSTDLDRLLAELSRLGVTISAEGDRLILRGREGAIAPALRETVARHKPALLERLRRDKDDRLLSLAQEGLWFLEEMGRAGSAYHCSVILHLQGVLDAAALRRSLTEIVRRHEPLRTVFRAGEGGPRHSVQPPYEVDLAEHDLRELPPEEQRRFGLELARAAHRLPFDLARGPLLRGQLFQIGAHEHALALFVHHLVFDAWSGGVLCAELAALYPAFAAGAASPLPPLPARYADFVVHEQALLRGPRGSELRDFWRHRLEGMEAAELPTDHPCPANPTFRAARETLTLPPTLVGGLRALSQHEGATLFMVLLAGFKALVHRYTGKSDVVVATPSANRGRAEFEGLIGYFVNTLVLRTTVTGGLSFRELLARVRASAVAAYEHEELPFASLVEGLQPRRDSSRHQVFQVLFNMLSVDSRPIEVPGLRLTPTELGAEIAGFDLTVHAVEAGGLLVVSLNFNPDVFEATTVREMLGHYRDILEAVGIDPGRRLAQLPPSRALPGPAARAGESPRTPTPLVTQPAGGLSEPSFLWPAETSFLPPTGVRDDSPYPREATVTELFEGQVERTPDELAVVFGEERLTYRELNARANRLAHRLRG
- a CDS encoding MbtH family NRPS accessory protein; this encodes MNHEEQYSIWPAGRENPLGWRDAGRTGPKADCLSYIKEVWVDMRPLSLRQRMEPASRGQ